Within the Candidatus Babeliaceae bacterium genome, the region TAATCAATTTTGTACACACCCTGCTTTTCCAAAATACTTTCTAACGTCACGCTTGGCACATCCATAATGGTATAAGATCCGCCATGAGCGGCAATATCACGCTTCATGCGCGCAAAGTGCAATGGATGATAGGTATCAACCATACCACTTAACATTTCGGCATAACCCTTAACCGCAAAAAATTTTACAAGGCCACAAGTATTGCCAACGCAGGCATTAACACACATACAATTTCTGTTTTTTAATAACAATTCAAATGCGCCTGCAAGTGGCTCAAAGCAAATCCCTTCCCACCCAAGCTCTTTCTCAAAAAAATAGGTATTACTAAACTCCAGTCCATCATGAGCCCCAATATCAACAAAAAAGCCTTTTCTTTGATCATTAAAATAACGCTCATGCAAAAATTTATCCTGACCAACCTGACTAACATAAGTTCGAATAATACAATTATTGTACAAGCAAGATAATAAAAATAATTGGTATATAATTTTTGTAGAATTCATAGACACTCTCCTGAAAATTAAAAAAATACAATTGCATTTGACAAATTTTTATGTTACTGACTAAAAAAAGCTAACTCCAAATTCATAAAAAAGAAATAACATGTTTAGAAAAAAAATATTATTTTTAATTTTTGTAAACACGCTGTTAGCGGCAATTACCGAAAAACCTTTTGTTATCATAATACCGTCATATAACAATCAAGAATATTACCAAAAAAATCTATCCGATGCTCTTGACCAAGAATATGAAAATTATCGCATTATTTATATTGAAGACGCTTCAACTGATAATACAAAACAGCTCGTAGAACAATTTATTGAAAATCATAAAAATGCCCATCGTATTACGTGTATTTCAAATAATACACGCAAAGGCGCACTAGAAAATCTGTACACTACTATTCACACATGCAATCCCTGGGAAATAATAGTATGCCTAGATGGCGACGACTGGTTATATAACCGTCACGTCTTAGAATATTTAAATGCCGTTTATCGAAATTCTAATGTTTGGATGACATACGGACAATTTATTCAATATCCCGCCAATTATATTGGATGGTGCAAACAGATAGCACCTAATGTCATCCAAGAAAATTCTTTCAGAGACCAATTATGGATCTCGTCACATCTCAGAACTTTTTATGCTTGGCTATTTCAAGCAATTAATAAATCAGACCTACAAATTAATGGAGAATTTTTTCCTATGGCATGGGATTTGGCTATGATGTTCCCCATGCTAGAAATGGCCGGAACTCATAGTAAATTTATAGAAGAAATATTATATGTTTATAATCGTGAAAATAATCTTAATGATGAAAAAATAGATCAACAAAAACAACTAAATTTAGGGTTTCAT harbors:
- a CDS encoding FkbM family methyltransferase; this translates as MNSTKIIYQLFLLSCLYNNCIIRTYVSQVGQDKFLHERYFNDQRKGFFVDIGAHDGLEFSNTYFFEKELGWEGICFEPLAGAFELLLKNRNCMCVNACVGNTCGLVKFFAVKGYAEMLSGMVDTYHPLHFARMKRDIAAHGGSYTIMDVPSVTLESILEKQGVYKIDYLSLDTEGGELEILQSIDFNKIKILAISVENNYEDPDIRTFLESQGFEFITFLGGLDEIYVNNNF
- a CDS encoding glycosyltransferase family 2 protein; translated protein: MFRKKILFLIFVNTLLAAITEKPFVIIIPSYNNQEYYQKNLSDALDQEYENYRIIYIEDASTDNTKQLVEQFIENHKNAHRITCISNNTRKGALENLYTTIHTCNPWEIIVCLDGDDWLYNRHVLEYLNAVYRNSNVWMTYGQFIQYPANYIGWCKQIAPNVIQENSFRDQLWISSHLRTFYAWLFQAINKSDLQINGEFFPMAWDLAMMFPMLEMAGTHSKFIEEILYVYNRENNLNDEKIDQQKQLNLGFHIRSLTKYKPLQASETVHLKWGKV